One Xenopus tropicalis strain Nigerian chromosome 8, UCB_Xtro_10.0, whole genome shotgun sequence genomic window carries:
- the mta1 gene encoding metastasis-associated protein MTA1 isoform X4 has product MAANMYRVGDYVYFENSSSNPYLIRRIEELNKTANGNVEAKVVCFYRRRDISSTLISLADKHAREMEEEMENPEMVDLPEKLKHQLRHRELFLSRQLESLPATHIRGKCSVTLLNETESLKSYLEREDFFFYSLVYDPQQKTLLADKGEIRVGNRYQADITDLLEEGAEDGRDQANLETKVWEASNPLTDKQIDQFLVVARSVGTFARALDCSSSVRQPSLHMSAAAASRDITLFHAMDTLHKNTYDISKAISALVPQGGPVLCRDEMEEWSASEANLFEEALEKYGKDFTDIQQDFLPWKSLTSIIEYYYMWKTTDRYVQQKRLKAAEAESKLKQVYIPNYNKPNPNQINVNNVKPAVVNGTAVQGQNVAVGRACERACESCYTTQSYQWYSWGPPNMQCRLCASCWAYWKKYGGLKMPTRLDGERPGPNRNNMSPHGLPMRNSGSPKFAMKTRQAFYLHTTKLTKIARRLCRDIFRPRYAARHPYMPINSAAIKAECTTRLPEASKTPLILKQVVRKPLEEVMRYIEAHPCPPKQDLIKNISTSINNSLTPTKSSPVINNGSPTILGKRSYEQHNGMDDYYRDRSANRDVRRSTLDENRTSPYLACRRENLMKQIKQDGERKWSTF; this is encoded by the exons GGGAAatggaagaagaaatggaaaaccCAGAAATGGTTGATTTACCAGAGAAATTGAAACACCAACTGAGGCACAGAGAATTGTTTCTTTCACGGCAGCTTGAATCTTTACCTGCCACACATATAAG agGCAAATGCAGTGTAACTCTATTAAACGAGACAGAATCCCTTAAATCCTATTTGGAACGAGAG GATTTCTTTTTCTATTCTTTAGTTTATGATCCACAGCAGAAGACTCTCTTGGCAGACAAGGGAGAAATTCGAGTGGGCAACAGATACCAAGCAGATATAACAGACTTATTGGAGGAGG GTGCAGAAGATGGAAGAGACCAAGCAAACCTTGAAACTAAAGTCTGGGAGGCAAGCAATCCTCTCACCGATAAACAAATAGATCAGTTTTTGGTGGTAGCACG GTCTGTAGGTACATTTGCCCGTGCGTTGGACTGCAGTAGTTCTGTCAGGCAGCCTAGTCTACACATGAGCGCGGCTGCCGCCTCTAGAGACATCACGCTG TTTCATGCCATGGacacattgcacaaaaatacCTACGATATATCTAAAGCCATTTCTGCACTGGTTCCCCAAGGAGGTCCCGTCCTCTGCAGAGATGAGATGGAGGAATGGTCTGCCTCTGAGGCCAACCTTTTTGAGGAAGCCCTAGAAAAATACGGCAAGGACTTCACAGATATACAACAGGACTTT TTACCATGGAAGTCTTTGACCAGTATAATAGAATATTACTACATGTGGAAGACAACAGACAGATATGTACAACAG AAACGATTGAAAGCAGCTGAAGCAGAGAGCAAACTAAAACAAGTGTATATACCGAACTA CAATAAACCAAACCCAAATCAGATCAATGTGAATAACGTCAAGCCTGCAGTAGTAAATGGTACAGCAGTACAGGGGCAAAACGTGGCTGTAGGAAGGGCATGTGAAAGGGCATGTGAAAGCTGCTACA CCACGCAGTCGTACCAGTGGTATTCCTGGGGACCTCCAAACATGCAGTGCCGCCTTTGTGCATCATGTTGGGCATACTGGAAGAAGTATGGTGGTTTAAAGATGCCAACACGACTGGATGGGGAGAGGCCGGGGCCAAACCGTAATAACATG AGCCCACATGGTCTTCCAATGAGAAATAGTGGAAGCCCGAAATTTGCAATGAAGACACGGCAAGCATTTTACCTGCACACTACAAAGCTGACCAAGATAGCAAGGCGGCTGTGTCGAGACATCTTTCGGCCAAGATATGCAGCAAGACACCCATATATGCCTATTAACAGCGCTGCCATCAAAGCAGAAT GCACAACAAGGCTTCCCGAAGCATCGAAGACCCCGCTTATATTAAAACAGGTTGTCCGAAAACCCTTAGAAGAAGTGATGCGATATATAG agGCACACCCCTGCCCTCCTAAACAAGACCTAATCAAAAACATTTCTACAAGTATCAACAACAGCTTGACCCCTACCAAATCCTCTCCTGTTATTAACAATGGATCACCAACCATCCTGGGAAAACGCAGCTATGAGCAGCATAATGGTATGGATG ACTATTATAGGGACAGATCAGCAAACCGGGACGTTCGACGTAGCACGCTGGATGAAAACAGAACCTCGCCTTACCTTGCATGTAGAAGGGAGAACCTAATGAAGCAGATAAAACAGGACGGGGAGAGAAAATGGAGCACCTTCTAA
- the mta1 gene encoding metastasis-associated protein MTA1, producing the protein MAANMYRVGDYVYFENSSSNPYLIRRIEELNKTANGNVEAKVVCFYRRRDISSTLISLADKHAREMEEEMENPEMVDLPEKLKHQLRHRELFLSRQLESLPATHIRGKCSVTLLNETESLKSYLEREDFFFYSLVYDPQQKTLLADKGEIRVGNRYQADITDLLEEGAEDGRDQANLETKVWEASNPLTDKQIDQFLVVARSVGTFARALDCSSSVRQPSLHMSAAAASRDITLFHAMDTLHKNTYDISKAISALVPQGGPVLCRDEMEEWSASEANLFEEALEKYGKDFTDIQQDFLPWKSLTSIIEYYYMWKTTDRYVQQKRLKAAEAESKLKQVYIPNYNKPNPNQINVNNVKPAVVNGTAVQGQNVAVGRACERACESCYTTQSYQWYSWGPPNMQCRLCASCWAYWKKYGGLKMPTRLDGERPGPNRNNMSPHGLPMRNSGSPKFAMKTRQAFYLHTTKLTKIARRLCRDIFRPRYAARHPYMPINSAAIKAECTTRLPEASKTPLILKQVVRKPLEEVMRYIEAHPCPPKQDLIKNISTSINNSLTPTKSSPVINNGSPTILGKRSYEQHNGMDGNVKKRLLMPSRGFLSTSNKTIPMLHLLSGMPWVASPRGCISVDPVWPLKTLFGVLGRV; encoded by the exons GGGAAatggaagaagaaatggaaaaccCAGAAATGGTTGATTTACCAGAGAAATTGAAACACCAACTGAGGCACAGAGAATTGTTTCTTTCACGGCAGCTTGAATCTTTACCTGCCACACATATAAG agGCAAATGCAGTGTAACTCTATTAAACGAGACAGAATCCCTTAAATCCTATTTGGAACGAGAG GATTTCTTTTTCTATTCTTTAGTTTATGATCCACAGCAGAAGACTCTCTTGGCAGACAAGGGAGAAATTCGAGTGGGCAACAGATACCAAGCAGATATAACAGACTTATTGGAGGAGG GTGCAGAAGATGGAAGAGACCAAGCAAACCTTGAAACTAAAGTCTGGGAGGCAAGCAATCCTCTCACCGATAAACAAATAGATCAGTTTTTGGTGGTAGCACG GTCTGTAGGTACATTTGCCCGTGCGTTGGACTGCAGTAGTTCTGTCAGGCAGCCTAGTCTACACATGAGCGCGGCTGCCGCCTCTAGAGACATCACGCTG TTTCATGCCATGGacacattgcacaaaaatacCTACGATATATCTAAAGCCATTTCTGCACTGGTTCCCCAAGGAGGTCCCGTCCTCTGCAGAGATGAGATGGAGGAATGGTCTGCCTCTGAGGCCAACCTTTTTGAGGAAGCCCTAGAAAAATACGGCAAGGACTTCACAGATATACAACAGGACTTT TTACCATGGAAGTCTTTGACCAGTATAATAGAATATTACTACATGTGGAAGACAACAGACAGATATGTACAACAG AAACGATTGAAAGCAGCTGAAGCAGAGAGCAAACTAAAACAAGTGTATATACCGAACTA CAATAAACCAAACCCAAATCAGATCAATGTGAATAACGTCAAGCCTGCAGTAGTAAATGGTACAGCAGTACAGGGGCAAAACGTGGCTGTAGGAAGGGCATGTGAAAGGGCATGTGAAAGCTGCTACA CCACGCAGTCGTACCAGTGGTATTCCTGGGGACCTCCAAACATGCAGTGCCGCCTTTGTGCATCATGTTGGGCATACTGGAAGAAGTATGGTGGTTTAAAGATGCCAACACGACTGGATGGGGAGAGGCCGGGGCCAAACCGTAATAACATG AGCCCACATGGTCTTCCAATGAGAAATAGTGGAAGCCCGAAATTTGCAATGAAGACACGGCAAGCATTTTACCTGCACACTACAAAGCTGACCAAGATAGCAAGGCGGCTGTGTCGAGACATCTTTCGGCCAAGATATGCAGCAAGACACCCATATATGCCTATTAACAGCGCTGCCATCAAAGCAGAAT GCACAACAAGGCTTCCCGAAGCATCGAAGACCCCGCTTATATTAAAACAGGTTGTCCGAAAACCCTTAGAAGAAGTGATGCGATATATAG agGCACACCCCTGCCCTCCTAAACAAGACCTAATCAAAAACATTTCTACAAGTATCAACAACAGCTTGACCCCTACCAAATCCTCTCCTGTTATTAACAATGGATCACCAACCATCCTGGGAAAACGCAGCTATGAGCAGCATAATGGTATGGATG GCAACGTGAAGAAACGCCTGTTGATGCCTAGCAGGG GTTTTCTGTCAACCTCAAACAAGACTATTCCAATGTTGCATCTTCTATCTGGAATGCCCTGGGTTGCATCTCCAAGAGGCTGCATCTCTGTAGACCCTGTGTGGCCCCTGAAAACTTTATTTGGGGTCTTAGGAAGAGTGTAA